GTTCCAGCCAGTGGTGTTCGACTTCATCCCGCGTCATGACGCGCCGCCGAGTATAGCGGCGTGTCAGCCGTTCCTCTCGCGATTGAACTCACGGGCCAGTTCGCGCGCCTTCGCAATCTGGCCCGGTGCGAGCAAGCTCTCCACCCGCCTGAGCGCCTCGAATCCCGCATCAATCCCCGAAACCGCAGAGAGATTCAGCCATTTATGAGCCTGAATCAGATCGACTTCGGCACCCACGCCATCGAGCAATCCGATTCCGTACTGGTACTGAGCCCGCGGATGGCCCTGCCCGGCCGCCAGGAGATAGAGGTGCATGGCCTCGCCGGGATCCTTCTCGACACCGGTGCCGTTCGAGTAGATCTCCGCCAACCCGAAGAGGGCCTCTGGATGGTGAACCTCGGCGGCCTTGCGGTACCAGCGCCGGGCTTCGTCGACGTCGCGCTCCACACCGTCCCCGATCATGTACATCATGGCCAGTTGGGTCTGAGCCGCCGGATCGAACATATGGGCGCTGATCTTGGCGATGTCCGTCTCACTGCAGGCGGACAGCAGGGCGCCGGTCGC
This genomic stretch from bacterium harbors:
- a CDS encoding sel1 repeat family protein; the protein is MRFSRTRPGLRWLLALATGALLSACSETDIAKISAHMFDPAAQTQLAMMYMIGDGVERDVDEARRWYRKAAEVHHPEALFGLAEIYSNGTGVEKDPGEAMHLYLLAAGQGHPRAQYQYGIGLLDGVGAEVDLIQAHKWLNLSAVSGIDAGFEALRRVESLLAPGQIAKARELAREFNRERNG